From Deltaproteobacteria bacterium, a single genomic window includes:
- a CDS encoding translation initiation factor IF-3 produces the protein MTSTESARRNRQNRAKEIRVVAEDGSQLGIMEIGQALDHAQNAGLDLVEVAPTARPPVCKIMDYGKFQYQQQKKEQEARKKQTTIQVKEVKFRPKTDDHDLETKIRHARRFLEAGNRCKMTVSYRGRELAYKDRGKEVLDKVFELLKDVAKIDQEARFEGRAMFMLLSPLGKRK, from the coding sequence ATAACTTCAACTGAAAGCGCCCGTCGGAATCGACAGAACCGGGCAAAGGAAATTCGCGTCGTGGCTGAGGACGGCTCTCAGCTCGGCATCATGGAGATTGGGCAGGCCCTTGATCATGCCCAAAACGCAGGTTTGGACTTGGTGGAGGTCGCTCCCACGGCCAGACCTCCGGTCTGCAAGATCATGGACTACGGCAAGTTCCAGTATCAGCAGCAAAAAAAGGAACAGGAAGCCAGAAAAAAGCAGACCACGATTCAGGTCAAGGAAGTCAAGTTTCGGCCCAAGACTGACGATCATGATCTGGAGACCAAGATACGGCATGCGCGACGTTTCCTCGAAGCCGGCAACAGATGCAAGATGACCGTCTCCTACCGGGGGCGGGAATTGGCGTACAAGGACAGAGGCAAGGAAGTCCTCGACAAAGTGTTCGAACTCCTGAAGGATGTAGCCAAAATCGATCAGGAAGCCCGTTTCGAGGGCAGGGCCATGTTCATGCTTCTGTCTCCGCTTGGAAAGCGCAAATAA
- a CDS encoding 50S ribosomal protein L35, producing MPKLKTNRSAAKRFKATGSGKIKRNKAFHRHILTKKSPKRKRNLRKSTLVSKCDEGRIKRLVPALA from the coding sequence ATGCCCAAATTGAAAACAAATCGGAGTGCCGCCAAGAGGTTCAAGGCCACGGGTTCCGGAAAGATCAAGCGGAACAAGGCCTTCCATCGGCACATTTTGACCAAAAAGTCTCCCAAACGGAAAAGAAATCTTCGCAAGTCGACTTTGGTCAGCAAATGCGACGAGGGGCGAATCAAACGTTTGGTCCCGGCTCTGGCCTAG
- a CDS encoding 50S ribosomal protein L20 produces the protein MRVKRGKAAHKRHKKYLKLAKGFRGARSSLYKTAREAVERSLCYAYRDRKQKKRDFRKLWIIRINAATREHGLSYSRFMNGLSRAGIDLDRKVLSNMAVYDKDSFAKLVEMIKTKA, from the coding sequence ATGCGAGTCAAGAGAGGCAAGGCAGCCCACAAGCGCCACAAGAAATATCTCAAATTGGCCAAGGGCTTCCGCGGAGCCCGCAGCAGTCTGTACAAGACCGCCCGAGAAGCAGTGGAGCGTTCCCTGTGCTATGCGTACCGGGATCGTAAGCAGAAAAAGCGGGATTTCCGCAAGCTCTGGATCATCCGGATTAACGCGGCCACCCGGGAGCACGGGTTGTCATACAGCCGGTTTATGAACGGCCTGAGCCGGGCGGGCATCGATCTGGACCGCAAGGTGCTGTCCAACATGGCCGTTTACGACAAGGATTCCTTCGCCAAACTGGTGGAAATGATCAAGACCAAGGCGTAG
- a CDS encoding phenylalanine--tRNA ligase subunit alpha, whose amino-acid sequence MKNELISTLESLVPALEEALNQASSLEEVEAVRVDFLGRKGRLAGAMGVLADLVAEDRPDVGRVANEVKSKLTEGWERRRSQIVASREETALEDFDPTMPGRSPDLGSLHPITLVIREICRVFVGLGYEIVSGPEVENDFYNFEALNLPADHPARDMQDTLYITDRILMRTQTSPLQIRTMERLRPPIAAIAPGKVYRRDSDLTHTPMFHQIEGFVVDRHVSMADLRGTLTAFTQELFGPKTNVRFRPSFFPFTEPSAEVDISCVICGGRGRVDGAPCRVCKETGWVEILGCGMMDPAIFEKVDYDPEEFTGFAFGLGVERVAMLKYGIGDLRMFFENDLRFLRQFV is encoded by the coding sequence TTGAAAAACGAGCTTATCTCGACTTTGGAGAGCCTGGTTCCCGCGCTGGAAGAAGCCCTGAACCAGGCTTCTTCTTTGGAAGAGGTCGAGGCCGTTCGGGTTGATTTTCTCGGACGCAAGGGACGTCTGGCCGGGGCCATGGGCGTCCTGGCAGACTTAGTTGCCGAGGACAGGCCCGATGTCGGCCGGGTTGCCAACGAGGTCAAATCAAAGCTGACCGAGGGATGGGAGCGTCGGCGATCCCAAATCGTCGCCTCGCGCGAGGAGACGGCTTTGGAGGACTTCGATCCGACCATGCCCGGAAGGTCTCCTGATCTTGGGTCGCTTCATCCCATAACCCTGGTCATACGGGAAATCTGCCGGGTCTTTGTCGGCCTCGGTTACGAGATCGTCTCCGGCCCTGAGGTCGAGAACGATTTCTACAACTTCGAGGCTCTGAATCTTCCTGCAGATCATCCGGCCAGGGATATGCAAGACACCCTGTACATTACCGACCGGATTCTCATGCGGACCCAGACTTCCCCCCTGCAGATCCGGACCATGGAGCGATTGCGGCCGCCTATTGCGGCCATCGCCCCGGGCAAGGTTTACCGGAGGGATTCGGACCTGACCCATACCCCCATGTTCCACCAGATTGAAGGGTTTGTCGTCGACCGGCACGTTAGCATGGCCGATCTTCGGGGGACCCTGACGGCCTTCACTCAGGAATTGTTCGGCCCAAAAACCAACGTCCGGTTTCGGCCGAGTTTTTTTCCGTTCACAGAGCCCAGCGCCGAGGTGGACATTAGCTGTGTCATCTGCGGGGGCAGGGGCCGCGTGGACGGGGCCCCTTGCAGAGTATGCAAGGAGACCGGCTGGGTCGAGATCCTTGGCTGCGGAATGATGGATCCAGCCATCTTCGAGAAGGTCGACTACGACCCCGAGGAATTCACTGGCTTCGCCTTCGGGTTGGGCGTGGAGCGGGTGGCCATGCTCAAATATGGAATCGGGGATCTGCGAATGTTTTTCGAGAACGACCTCCGTTTTCTCCGCCAATTCGTTTGA